One Rhodopirellula bahusiensis genomic region harbors:
- the dnaX gene encoding DNA polymerase III subunit gamma/tau gives MSDDQSADNGSYVVVARRYRPRDFTQLVGQDHVARALQGAIETSRVGHAYLFTGARGVGKTSTARIFAKALNHPDGPTANPDNESDVAQAIDSGEDVDVIEIDGASNRGIDEIRSLRANVGVRPSRSRYKIYIIDEVHMLTGAAFNALLKTLEEPPEHVKFIFCTTDPEKIPITVLSRCQRFDFAPVESDKIVQRLREIVEAEDNTVEDEALELLARRAAGSMRDSQSLLEQVLSFSDGHLTADHVHTMLGTADDQRLHRLAEAMANRDASAALLQIDEAVAAGVDAGRLAEQMLGYFRDLMAVAVGCEASLMRYAAASMHGALGELASRWGLQTVLAIVGLVDETLVRIRHSVHARVLLEATVIQVCHLPDLQAISDLASAASGAGGKSAGEKKKRAAVASPAAKSVAAQPASEPSGSAPASVDEPAKMRVDSAATPSGGHLAVANSAAPAAVAGVPSGRVPPVASSSQAGVQPQAVSATDTGSAGSGAPSQSTAVAEKPAASADSTTSTDGYPQISGDEAKTSWTQVLQEMDPMTATLAKAAERVDSPEPGVLRLIFPGNSGLALSRCQMPEHKEEILRTLSRVTGRRATLQFEATAVKKVEPVAAAKPKNRNRMQRMREIQANPLVQSCVELLGAEIVRVDTPRG, from the coding sequence CGCTATCGGCCGCGGGACTTCACACAACTGGTTGGCCAGGATCACGTCGCCCGGGCTTTGCAGGGCGCGATCGAAACTTCTCGCGTGGGGCACGCTTACCTGTTCACAGGTGCTCGCGGGGTCGGCAAGACCAGCACGGCTCGGATCTTTGCAAAAGCACTCAACCATCCCGACGGTCCGACGGCGAACCCGGACAACGAAAGCGACGTCGCTCAAGCGATTGATTCGGGAGAAGACGTCGATGTGATCGAGATCGACGGTGCCAGCAACCGCGGCATCGACGAGATCCGTTCGTTGCGAGCCAATGTGGGCGTGCGTCCCAGTCGCTCGCGGTACAAGATCTACATCATCGACGAAGTTCACATGTTGACGGGAGCCGCGTTCAACGCACTTCTGAAAACATTGGAAGAGCCGCCCGAGCACGTCAAATTTATCTTCTGCACGACGGATCCGGAGAAGATTCCGATCACCGTGCTCAGCCGTTGCCAGCGATTCGATTTCGCTCCGGTTGAGAGCGACAAGATCGTGCAGCGTCTGCGAGAAATCGTCGAAGCGGAAGACAACACAGTCGAAGACGAAGCGTTGGAATTGCTGGCGCGTCGTGCCGCTGGTTCAATGCGAGACAGTCAATCGTTGCTCGAGCAAGTTTTGAGCTTCAGCGATGGCCACCTGACAGCGGACCATGTCCACACGATGCTGGGGACGGCGGATGATCAGCGATTGCATCGATTGGCCGAAGCCATGGCCAATCGAGATGCGTCGGCTGCCCTTCTTCAAATTGATGAAGCGGTTGCAGCCGGTGTCGACGCGGGACGCTTGGCGGAACAGATGCTCGGCTACTTCCGCGACTTGATGGCTGTCGCGGTTGGTTGCGAAGCATCGTTGATGCGTTACGCGGCTGCATCGATGCACGGTGCGCTTGGCGAACTGGCGAGTCGTTGGGGTTTGCAGACCGTGCTCGCGATCGTTGGTTTGGTCGACGAAACACTGGTCCGAATCCGGCACAGCGTTCACGCTCGAGTGTTGCTCGAGGCCACTGTGATTCAGGTTTGTCATTTACCCGATCTGCAAGCGATCTCGGACCTGGCCTCGGCGGCGTCCGGAGCGGGTGGCAAATCAGCGGGCGAAAAAAAAAAGCGAGCCGCGGTAGCTAGTCCGGCCGCAAAATCGGTTGCGGCCCAACCGGCTTCGGAGCCATCGGGTTCGGCACCGGCTTCGGTGGATGAGCCTGCAAAAATGCGAGTGGATTCTGCGGCGACTCCTTCCGGGGGCCATCTTGCAGTCGCGAATTCGGCTGCTCCGGCCGCGGTCGCAGGGGTTCCTTCCGGTCGTGTTCCCCCGGTAGCTTCATCCTCTCAGGCAGGTGTTCAACCTCAAGCCGTTTCGGCGACTGACACCGGTTCGGCAGGCTCGGGGGCTCCTTCGCAGTCGACCGCGGTCGCTGAAAAGCCAGCCGCGTCAGCCGACTCCACGACATCGACTGATGGCTATCCGCAGATCTCCGGTGACGAGGCCAAGACGAGCTGGACCCAGGTTTTGCAAGAGATGGACCCGATGACGGCGACGCTGGCGAAAGCCGCCGAACGGGTCGATTCACCAGAGCCCGGCGTGCTTCGGTTGATCTTCCCCGGCAACTCGGGGCTGGCATTGAGTCGTTGCCAAATGCCCGAGCACAAAGAGGAAATCCTCCGCACGCTTTCACGAGTGACTGGACGGCGTGCTACCTTGCAGTTCGAAGCAACAGCGGTCAAAAAAGTTGAGCCAGTTGCTGCTGCGAAACCGAAGAATCGAAATCGAATGCAGCGAATGCGCGAGATTCAGGCCAACCCTTTGGTCCAGTCTTGCGTCGAATTGCTCGGAGCCGAAATCGTTCGCGTCGATACGCCTCGCGGATGA